In one Marinomonas maritima genomic region, the following are encoded:
- a CDS encoding sensor domain-containing diguanylate cyclase has translation MSTPFELAFKYMPTPAFIVESSSGKLVSYNHNFEVLFENFNATPSNTWESLCADATSVEDWHKLNTEIQNGSIERCESLIRVGNKLVTMQLELQHLGESVLACVYNTDHMDFSAAENTLLKFALTESSAGLWIWETESDLVSCSKSIAMLLGIPQEKTPQSTAEWHAIVHPDDVKRLGDLVDEHVAHNQDYYEVEYRIQKSDKSYLWVKERGRTYSKKVDGSIKKVIGFVVDISHQKALEEHLRNQATFDELTGLLTRGAALTHFKKQLGLAKRQYTPLTMAKIHLDANDRLSTLSMEARNIAIQTSARHIYKKIREADVLARVEGDKLLLLLPNTSVKEAKKLLNHIINPTEDEKTVLLEGNSDPMDFCIGIATFPEDGETIDELALSANQAVEDGQAKSKQIVVN, from the coding sequence ATGAGTACCCCTTTCGAATTAGCGTTTAAGTACATGCCTACGCCCGCTTTTATAGTGGAGAGCAGTAGCGGAAAATTAGTGTCATATAATCACAACTTTGAAGTCTTGTTTGAGAATTTCAACGCAACACCTTCGAATACATGGGAATCTCTTTGTGCGGATGCCACGTCGGTCGAAGATTGGCACAAGCTCAACACCGAGATCCAAAACGGCAGTATCGAACGCTGTGAAAGTTTGATCCGAGTCGGTAACAAGCTAGTCACCATGCAACTTGAGCTGCAGCATCTTGGCGAATCGGTATTAGCTTGCGTTTACAATACCGATCACATGGATTTTTCAGCAGCTGAAAATACGCTACTTAAATTCGCCCTAACCGAATCATCTGCAGGCTTGTGGATTTGGGAAACGGAATCAGATTTGGTTTCTTGCTCAAAATCCATCGCAATGTTACTAGGGATTCCACAAGAGAAAACACCTCAATCAACTGCGGAATGGCATGCCATTGTTCATCCTGATGACGTTAAAAGATTAGGAGATTTGGTTGATGAGCATGTCGCTCACAATCAAGACTACTATGAAGTCGAATACCGGATTCAGAAGAGTGATAAAAGCTATTTGTGGGTCAAAGAGCGCGGAAGAACTTACTCAAAAAAAGTCGATGGCAGCATTAAAAAAGTCATCGGATTTGTTGTCGATATTAGCCATCAAAAAGCCCTTGAAGAACACCTCAGAAACCAAGCTACTTTCGATGAACTGACTGGTTTGTTAACAAGAGGCGCAGCGCTTACACACTTTAAAAAACAACTAGGATTGGCAAAGCGTCAGTATACGCCACTGACTATGGCTAAAATACACCTTGATGCCAACGACCGACTGTCGACGCTTTCCATGGAAGCCCGTAACATTGCAATTCAAACTTCGGCTCGACATATCTATAAAAAGATCAGAGAAGCCGATGTACTAGCACGCGTTGAAGGGGATAAATTACTATTACTGCTACCCAATACCAGTGTCAAAGAAGCCAAAAAATTGCTTAACCACATCATCAACCCAACCGAAGATGAAAAAACAGTCTTGTTAGAAGGCAATTCAGATCCTATGGATTTTTGTATTGGAATTGCAACCTTCCCAGAAGATGGTGAAACCATTGATGAGTTGGCTTTAAGCGCCAACCAGGCGGTGGAAGATGGACAAGCCAAAAGCAAGCAGATCGTCGTTAATTAA
- a CDS encoding dihydrofolate reductase encodes MLSLIVAMSTNRTIGINNSLPWHLPNDLKYFKKATMGKPIVMGRKTFESIGKPLPGRRNIVISRDIAYQAEGIDVVASLEDATSLGEDICLVNGQEEVMVIGGAQIYQLALERADRLYITHVDADVKGDAFFPEVDWPSFTLMGEEMFAAEGPNPYDYRFSVYQRTSAE; translated from the coding sequence ATGTTGTCACTGATTGTTGCTATGTCTACTAACCGAACCATAGGTATTAATAACTCGTTGCCTTGGCACTTGCCGAATGATTTGAAATATTTCAAAAAGGCGACCATGGGCAAACCTATTGTGATGGGGCGAAAAACGTTTGAATCTATTGGTAAGCCATTGCCGGGCCGTCGAAATATTGTGATCAGTCGTGATATTGCTTATCAGGCAGAAGGGATTGATGTGGTGGCTTCTTTGGAAGACGCTACCTCTCTCGGTGAGGATATTTGCTTGGTAAATGGTCAAGAAGAAGTCATGGTGATTGGTGGTGCTCAGATTTACCAGTTGGCACTTGAGCGTGCTGATCGTTTGTACATTACCCATGTGGACGCCGATGTAAAAGGCGATGCGTTTTTCCCAGAAGTAGATTGGCCGTCTTTTACCTTGATGGGGGAAGAAATGTTTGCGGCAGAAGGGCCTAATCCATACGACTATCGTTTCTCGGTATATCAAAGAACCAGCGCAGAGTAA
- a CDS encoding thymidylate synthase, whose translation MKQYLDLCHRIVNEGEWVSNERTGKRCLTVINADLTYDVSKGEFPLVTTRKSFWKSAIAEIIGYLRGYDNAADFRALGTKTWDANANQNEVWLNNPYRKGEDDMGLCYGAIGRHFPKPDGGHIDLLKQIVDDLTRGVDNRGEILTFYHPGAFHMACLRPCLYSHHFSLLGDTLYLNSTQRSCDVPLGLNFNMVQVYVLLAIIAQITGKKAGQAFHKIVNAHIYEDQLELMRDVQLKREPYPLPTLKINPEIKTLKDIETWVTMDDFEVEDYQFHDPIAYPFSV comes from the coding sequence ATGAAACAATATCTAGACCTTTGCCACCGCATCGTCAACGAAGGCGAATGGGTAAGCAATGAACGCACTGGTAAACGCTGCTTAACGGTTATTAATGCCGACCTCACCTACGATGTGAGCAAGGGCGAATTTCCGCTCGTCACTACGCGTAAAAGTTTCTGGAAATCCGCGATTGCCGAAATCATTGGTTATTTAAGAGGTTACGACAACGCCGCCGACTTTCGTGCACTGGGTACTAAAACATGGGACGCAAATGCTAATCAAAATGAGGTTTGGCTAAACAACCCTTACCGCAAAGGCGAAGATGATATGGGACTTTGCTACGGCGCCATTGGCCGTCACTTCCCAAAGCCAGACGGCGGCCATATCGATCTATTAAAGCAAATCGTCGACGACCTAACCCGTGGCGTAGATAACCGTGGCGAAATCCTCACCTTTTACCATCCAGGTGCTTTTCATATGGCTTGTCTTCGTCCGTGTCTGTACAGCCATCATTTCTCGCTACTTGGTGACACTCTTTACCTAAACAGCACTCAACGCAGCTGTGATGTTCCGCTGGGGCTTAATTTCAATATGGTTCAAGTTTACGTGCTCCTAGCCATCATCGCGCAAATCACGGGCAAAAAAGCAGGCCAAGCGTTCCACAAGATAGTGAACGCTCACATCTACGAAGATCAGCTAGAATTGATGCGTGACGTGCAGTTAAAGCGCGAGCCTTACCCACTACCAACACTAAAAATCAACCCAGAGATTAAAACACTAAAAGACATAGAAACATGGGTTACCATGGACGATTTTGAAGTGGAAGATTACCAATTTCACGACCCCATCGCCTACCCATTCTCGGTGTAG
- the lgt gene encoding prolipoprotein diacylglyceryl transferase encodes MISYPDIDPIAVSIGPISVHWYGIMYLIGFAGAYFFGMYRAKRSNGLWTPEMVSDAIFYGALGVILGGRVGYILFYQFPAFIDNPLIIVRIWEGGMSFHGGLLGVIAAMLLFSRRYKKHLVDVTDFIAPFVPIGLGAGRLGNFIGGELWGKPTDVSWAMVFPTDPLQLARHPSQLYQFALEGVALFCILWFFSQKTKPRYCVSGIFLLCYGIFRILVEFVREPDSQIGYLAFGWLTQGQLLSLPMVIVGAGLIIAGFKLKTFPKN; translated from the coding sequence ATGATTTCATATCCAGACATTGACCCTATTGCTGTATCGATAGGGCCGATTTCCGTGCATTGGTACGGCATTATGTACCTAATTGGTTTCGCCGGTGCGTATTTTTTCGGCATGTATCGAGCTAAGCGTTCTAACGGACTTTGGACACCAGAGATGGTCAGTGATGCCATATTTTATGGTGCACTTGGCGTTATATTAGGTGGTCGTGTTGGTTATATTTTATTTTATCAATTTCCTGCGTTCATTGATAACCCACTTATAATAGTACGTATTTGGGAAGGCGGAATGTCTTTTCATGGTGGTTTATTGGGCGTGATTGCTGCCATGCTTCTTTTTTCTCGCCGCTACAAAAAGCACCTTGTTGATGTGACCGATTTCATTGCACCCTTTGTTCCGATTGGTTTAGGTGCTGGGCGGTTAGGTAATTTCATTGGTGGTGAGCTGTGGGGCAAGCCAACAGATGTGTCTTGGGCAATGGTTTTCCCTACTGACCCATTACAACTTGCTCGTCATCCTTCTCAGCTGTATCAATTTGCATTAGAAGGTGTCGCGCTGTTTTGCATTTTATGGTTCTTTTCTCAAAAAACGAAACCTCGTTATTGTGTTTCCGGCATCTTCCTACTTTGCTACGGTATTTTTAGAATCTTAGTTGAATTTGTGCGCGAACCAGACAGTCAAATTGGTTACCTTGCTTTTGGTTGGCTGACGCAAGGACAACTGCTGTCTTTGCCTATGGTTATTGTCGGTGCCGGTTTAATTATCGCAGGCTTCAAGTTGAAAACATTTCCGAAAAATTAA
- the ptsP gene encoding phosphoenolpyruvate--protein phosphotransferase — protein MLGLLRRITQEVTAAQSLPAALDIIVRRVRRAMRAEVCSIYLVDANTKDYVLMATRGLNADVAGSVSLKSDEGLVSLVGRRAEPVNLEDAHIHPSFHYLNGTGEERYRSFLGVPIIHHRQVLGVLVVQHEDKRRFDEGEEAFLITLSAQLAGVIAHAEATGAITSLNSNAISGSDFRYKGVPGSSGVAIGRGIVIFPPADLDVIPDRRTTDFDEEIQDFYQALDAVRQDIRRASNRISQHLSVDEKALFDVYLKILDDNSIAGEIVRKIKEGNWAQGALRQVIQAHIAQFNRMDDPYLRERASDLRDLGRRILSHLQEKAPNVAERFSEPSIIIGEELTASMLGEIPIDKIKGLVSVMGSGNSHVAILARAMGIPTVMGALDLPYAQLDKVDLIVDGYLGKIFTYPSEALIENYQQIVDEERQLEEEYEALRDLPCETLDGQRLSLFVNTGLSADVARSLDRGAEGIGLYRTEVPFMVRDRFPTEAEQVVIYRQQLEGFAPAPVTVRTLDIGGDKALSYFPINEANPFLGWRGIRVTLDHLEIFMAQIRAMIKASADLHNLKIMLPMISNVAEVEEALALIRRGYAEVKEEGYNVKMPRVGVMIEIPAAVYQVKELSELVDFLSVGTNDLTQYLLAVDRNNPRVADLYNSFHPSVLRALLSIVDQVRGEGVGLSVCGEMAGDPMGAILLMAMGYEVLSMSSTSLPKVKAVIRNISMKQAQDMLDEVMKLSHAEAVTQTMTRLMREANIERLIRPSKTTNVD, from the coding sequence ATGCTAGGTTTGTTAAGACGTATCACACAAGAGGTGACTGCAGCGCAGTCTTTACCGGCTGCGTTGGATATTATTGTCCGACGGGTTCGTAGGGCGATGCGAGCAGAAGTGTGCTCTATTTACCTAGTAGACGCCAATACAAAGGATTATGTCTTGATGGCAACCCGCGGTTTAAATGCGGATGTTGCTGGTAGTGTTAGTTTAAAGTCCGATGAAGGTCTGGTCAGTTTAGTTGGCCGAAGAGCAGAACCTGTTAACCTTGAAGACGCCCATATTCATCCTTCGTTCCATTATTTAAACGGTACAGGTGAAGAGCGTTACCGCTCTTTCCTAGGCGTGCCTATTATTCATCATCGCCAAGTCTTGGGTGTGCTGGTTGTACAGCATGAAGACAAGCGTCGCTTCGATGAAGGTGAAGAAGCTTTCCTGATTACCTTGTCTGCGCAATTAGCAGGTGTTATTGCTCACGCTGAAGCGACAGGGGCTATTACCAGTTTAAACTCTAATGCTATTAGTGGCTCTGATTTTCGCTATAAGGGCGTTCCTGGTAGTTCTGGTGTTGCGATTGGCCGTGGCATTGTCATTTTCCCTCCAGCCGATTTGGATGTTATTCCGGATCGTCGTACCACTGATTTTGATGAAGAGATTCAAGATTTTTATCAAGCACTTGATGCCGTTCGACAGGATATTCGCCGGGCTAGCAATCGTATTAGCCAGCATCTTTCTGTCGATGAAAAAGCGCTTTTCGATGTGTACCTTAAAATATTGGATGATAACTCCATTGCTGGCGAAATCGTTCGAAAAATCAAAGAAGGTAACTGGGCACAAGGCGCATTAAGACAAGTTATCCAGGCACACATTGCCCAGTTTAATCGCATGGATGATCCTTACCTACGAGAGCGCGCGTCTGATCTTCGTGATCTTGGTCGCCGTATACTGTCTCATTTACAAGAGAAAGCGCCGAATGTTGCTGAGCGCTTTAGCGAGCCGTCTATTATTATCGGTGAGGAGCTGACGGCTTCGATGTTGGGTGAAATCCCAATTGATAAGATCAAAGGTCTTGTTTCTGTTATGGGGTCTGGTAACTCGCATGTGGCAATTTTAGCGCGAGCTATGGGTATACCAACTGTCATGGGCGCGCTGGACTTACCTTATGCCCAATTAGATAAAGTCGATCTTATTGTCGATGGTTATCTTGGGAAAATCTTTACTTATCCATCTGAAGCGCTGATAGAAAACTACCAGCAAATTGTAGATGAAGAACGTCAACTAGAAGAAGAATATGAAGCTCTTAGAGATTTACCCTGTGAAACTCTAGATGGTCAGCGTTTATCTTTATTTGTAAACACGGGGTTGTCAGCCGATGTTGCACGATCTTTGGATCGTGGCGCGGAAGGCATTGGTCTTTATCGAACAGAAGTGCCTTTTATGGTGCGGGATCGTTTTCCGACCGAGGCTGAACAAGTTGTTATTTATCGCCAACAGTTAGAAGGTTTCGCGCCAGCGCCAGTAACCGTTCGTACGCTGGATATTGGTGGTGATAAAGCGTTATCTTATTTCCCTATCAATGAAGCAAACCCTTTCTTAGGTTGGCGTGGGATACGAGTGACGCTCGATCATCTGGAAATTTTCATGGCACAAATTCGTGCCATGATAAAAGCCAGTGCCGATCTGCATAACTTGAAAATTATGTTGCCGATGATCTCGAATGTAGCGGAAGTAGAAGAGGCGTTGGCCTTGATTCGTCGAGGTTATGCAGAGGTAAAAGAAGAAGGTTATAACGTTAAAATGCCTCGCGTCGGTGTCATGATAGAAATTCCCGCCGCAGTTTATCAAGTCAAAGAATTGTCTGAACTGGTCGACTTTTTATCCGTCGGAACGAACGATCTGACTCAGTACTTACTGGCGGTAGACCGAAATAATCCTCGCGTTGCTGACTTATATAACTCGTTTCATCCATCTGTTTTACGTGCGTTGCTTAGCATCGTTGATCAGGTGAGAGGAGAAGGTGTTGGATTAAGTGTGTGTGGTGAAATGGCGGGTGATCCGATGGGCGCTATTTTGTTAATGGCGATGGGGTACGAGGTGTTATCCATGAGTTCGACCAGCTTGCCTAAAGTGAAGGCGGTTATTCGAAATATATCCATGAAACAAGCTCAGGACATGCTTGATGAGGTGATGAAACTTTCTCATGCAGAAGCGGTCACACAAACCATGACAAGACTCATGCGTGAAGCCAATATTGAACGCTTGATACGTCCATCCAAAACCACGAATGTGGATTAA
- a CDS encoding RNA pyrophosphohydrolase: MIDADGYRPNVGIILMNERGQLLWARRVGQNAWQFPQGGIKSDETPEEALFRELKEEVGLDPHQVEIVGKTRGWLRYRLPKRMLRHNSKPLCIGQKQKWFLLSIRCPDASVCVDGTETPEFDGWRWVSYWYPLGQVVAFKKDVYRRALKELIPSAHRRLEK; the protein is encoded by the coding sequence GTGATTGATGCAGACGGATACAGACCGAATGTGGGCATCATATTGATGAACGAGCGTGGCCAGCTTCTTTGGGCGAGACGTGTTGGGCAAAATGCTTGGCAGTTTCCCCAAGGCGGCATTAAATCTGACGAAACACCGGAAGAAGCGTTATTTCGAGAACTAAAAGAAGAAGTAGGGCTGGATCCACATCAGGTTGAAATCGTTGGAAAAACCCGCGGTTGGCTGCGTTATCGTCTTCCTAAGCGCATGCTAAGACACAATAGTAAGCCTTTATGTATTGGACAAAAGCAGAAGTGGTTTCTTCTGTCTATTCGTTGTCCTGATGCTTCTGTGTGCGTGGATGGAACTGAAACTCCTGAATTTGATGGCTGGCGTTGGGTAAGTTATTGGTACCCTCTTGGCCAAGTGGTAGCGTTCAAAAAAGACGTCTACCGACGAGCCTTAAAAGAGCTTATTCCTAGCGCACATCGTCGACTAGAAAAGTGA
- a CDS encoding histidinol-phosphatase, whose product MTLAIFDLDGTLLNGDSDYTWGQFLVEKGLVDTQAYKEANDKFFKQYQSGTLDIHEYLAFSLAPLKQFSSTELNHLHQTFMQEKVQPMMLKKAKDLLKNHKNQGHFLLMITATNQFVTGPISDILGMDHIIAPIPEIIDGHYTGKIIGVPSFQEGKVTRLNEWLAETGHTMEGSYFYSDSRNDLPLLELVDHPIAVDADETLTKIAQDRGWQHISLRD is encoded by the coding sequence GTGACACTCGCAATATTTGACTTAGATGGCACCTTATTAAACGGTGACAGTGATTACACTTGGGGACAATTTCTGGTTGAGAAAGGGTTAGTCGATACCCAAGCATACAAAGAAGCGAACGATAAGTTCTTTAAACAATACCAATCAGGCACGCTGGATATCCATGAATACCTAGCGTTTAGCCTCGCGCCATTAAAGCAATTCTCCAGCACTGAGCTTAACCACTTACATCAGACATTTATGCAAGAAAAAGTGCAACCGATGATGTTAAAAAAAGCGAAAGATTTGCTAAAAAACCATAAAAATCAAGGCCATTTCTTACTAATGATCACCGCCACCAACCAATTTGTTACTGGTCCAATCAGTGATATTTTAGGCATGGATCACATTATTGCACCGATACCAGAAATCATTGACGGCCATTACACAGGAAAGATTATCGGCGTTCCCAGCTTCCAAGAAGGCAAGGTAACACGCTTAAACGAATGGTTAGCCGAAACAGGACACACAATGGAAGGCAGCTATTTTTACAGCGACTCACGAAATGATTTGCCACTATTGGAATTGGTCGATCACCCTATCGCCGTTGATGCTGATGAGACACTGACAAAAATTGCACAAGACCGAGGCTGGCAACATATTTCCTTACGAGATTAA
- a CDS encoding class I SAM-dependent rRNA methyltransferase, whose product MSVIRLKGQADRRLRAGHQWIYSNEVDTSATPLKQFTPGDQVVVETAQGKPLGIAMINPNTLICGRLISRSTDTVLNKSTLSHRLNIALSLREMTYPAPYYRLVFGDSDGLSGLVVDRFADILVVQISTAGMERVKNEIIEALQDVVKPSAILMKNDGKMRQIEGLDSYVEEAFGTVPETVFLQENGVLFEAPVWDGQKTGWFYDHRENRKTMQNFCDGKRVLDVFSYVGGWGVQAASAGATDVTFIDASEKALNYVTGNLQLNQYEGGSNLMHGDAFEAMQSLIDDKQRFDVVVMDPPAFIARRKDIKAGEGAYHRANQLAMRLVAKGGVLVSASCSMHLETARLHDLVRSNSRQLERFSQLIYRGTQAPDHPVHPAIEETEYLKALFYRIHNNMGL is encoded by the coding sequence TTGAGTGTTATTCGACTAAAGGGTCAGGCTGATCGCCGTCTTCGAGCTGGGCATCAATGGATCTATAGCAATGAGGTGGATACCTCAGCGACGCCATTAAAGCAATTTACGCCAGGGGATCAGGTTGTTGTCGAAACAGCACAAGGAAAACCTCTTGGTATCGCCATGATAAACCCTAATACATTAATTTGTGGACGGCTGATTAGCCGTAGCACTGATACTGTATTGAATAAGTCTACATTGTCCCATCGTCTTAATATTGCCTTGTCATTACGTGAAATGACGTATCCTGCGCCGTATTATCGCCTTGTCTTTGGTGACTCTGATGGGTTGTCCGGCTTGGTTGTGGATCGTTTTGCAGACATTCTTGTTGTTCAAATTTCGACGGCAGGCATGGAACGCGTAAAAAACGAAATCATTGAAGCTTTGCAAGATGTTGTGAAACCCTCTGCTATTTTGATGAAAAACGACGGTAAAATGCGCCAAATCGAGGGTCTAGATAGCTACGTTGAAGAAGCATTTGGAACGGTTCCAGAAACGGTTTTCTTACAGGAAAATGGCGTTTTATTCGAAGCGCCAGTTTGGGATGGTCAAAAAACAGGTTGGTTTTATGACCACCGTGAAAACCGTAAAACCATGCAGAATTTTTGCGACGGTAAACGAGTGCTAGATGTATTCTCATATGTTGGTGGTTGGGGTGTTCAGGCGGCTTCTGCTGGCGCCACAGATGTGACTTTTATTGATGCTTCTGAAAAAGCGCTTAATTATGTGACAGGCAACTTACAACTGAATCAGTATGAAGGTGGCTCTAACTTGATGCATGGCGACGCATTTGAAGCCATGCAGTCTTTGATTGACGACAAGCAACGCTTCGATGTGGTTGTTATGGATCCACCAGCTTTCATTGCACGTCGTAAAGACATTAAAGCAGGTGAAGGGGCTTATCATCGAGCCAATCAATTGGCGATGAGATTGGTCGCAAAAGGTGGTGTTTTGGTCTCGGCGTCTTGCTCTATGCACCTTGAAACAGCGCGTTTACATGACCTTGTTCGAAGTAATAGTCGTCAGCTAGAACGCTTTTCCCAGCTTATTTATCGCGGTACGCAAGCGCCAGATCATCCAGTGCATCCTGCGATTGAAGAAACAGAATACTTGAAAGCCTTGTTTTATCGAATTCACAACAATATGGGCTTATAA